A single genomic interval of bacterium harbors:
- the tuf gene encoding elongation factor Tu (EF-Tu; promotes GTP-dependent binding of aminoacyl-tRNA to the A-site of ribosomes during protein biosynthesis; when the tRNA anticodon matches the mRNA codon, GTP hydrolysis results; the inactive EF-Tu-GDP leaves the ribosome and release of GDP is promoted by elongation factor Ts; many prokaryotes have two copies of the gene encoding EF-Tu) produces VMPGDNANFEVELITPVAIEEGLRFAIREGGKTVGAGVVTKIIE; encoded by the coding sequence TGGTGATGCCGGGCGACAATGCCAATTTTGAGGTTGAGCTGATCACGCCGGTGGCGATCGAGGAAGGTTTGCGGTTCGCCATCCGCGAGGGCGGCAAGACCGTGGGCGCCGGCGTCGTCACTAAAATAATAGAATAA